A window of Saccopteryx leptura isolate mSacLep1 chromosome 5, mSacLep1_pri_phased_curated, whole genome shotgun sequence contains these coding sequences:
- the TCFL5 gene encoding transcription factor-like 5 protein isoform X2 produces the protein MSGPGPREPPQAQAGGPAGPEGADAALGEAALSFTTTDLSLVEMTEVEYTQLQHILYSHMEAAAEGELETRLNSAFLAAGGAAATAGGAAAAAAGGAAPVYPLLCPPALADGGGGGGFAGANPCLGHIDFQELRMMLLSEAGAPPAAAAAAAPPAAEKTPGADAPGPGAAARPKAPDAAGKENAAAATEGASEARAKSAVRVRLEDRFNSIPAEAPPAPRGAETPEPGVALNNLVTLIRHPSELMNVPLHQQQNKCTTLVKNKTAAAATTLQLTYPLFTANACSSGAGASLSQTQSSSNSCSILEAAKHQDIGLPRAFSFCYQQEIESTKQTLGGRNKALPEQVWIKVGEALCKQAISKRSRSRTRQLDTSVERRALGEIQNVGDGATAPQGSWPSVESAPPHLGEQPQSAPGGRSQRRERHNRMERDRRRRIRICCDELNLLVPFCNAETDKATTLQWTTAFLKYIQERHGDSLKKEFESVFCGKTGRRLKLTRPDSLVTCPTQESLQSSPAMEIK, from the exons ATGTCGGGCCCCGGGCCGCGGGAGCCGCCGCAGGCGCAGGCGGGCGGGCCGGCGGGCCCCGAGGGCGCGGACGCGGCGCTGGGCGAGGCGGCGCTGAGCTTCACGACCACCGACCTGAGCCTGGTGGAGATGACGGAGGTCGAGTACACGCAGCTGCAGCACATCCTCTACTCGCACATGGAGGCGGCGGCCGAGGGCGAGCTCGAGACGCGCCTCAACTCGGCTTTCCTGGCGGCGGGCGGCGCGGCGGCGACGGCGGggggcgcggcggcggcggcggcggggggcgCGGCGCCCGTGTACCCGCTGCTGTGCCCGCCCGCGCTGGCCgacggcggcggcggtggcggcttCGCGGGCGCCAACCCGTGCCTGGGCCACATCGACTTCCAGGAGCTGCGCATGATGCTGCTGAGCGAGGCGGGCGcgccccccgccgccgccgccgccgccgcgccccCCGCCGCCGAGAAGACGCCGGGCGCAGACGCCCCGGGCCCGGGCGCAGCAGCGCGGCCCAAGGCGCCCGACGCCGCCGGCAAGGAGAACGCGGCGGCGGCCACGGAGGGCGCCTCCGAGGCGCGGGCCAAGTCGGCCGTGCGCGTCCGGCTGGAGGACCGCTTCAACAGCATCCCGGCCGAGGCCCCGCCCGCCCCGCGCGGCGCGGAGACCCCCGAGCCCGGCGTGGCGCTCAACAA TTTGGTGACTCTTATTCGACATCCATCCGAGTTAATGAACGTTCCTCTTCACCAGCAACAAAACAAATGCACAACGTTGGTGAAAAATAAGACAGCTGCGGCCGCCACCACTCTGCAGCTCACCTACCCCCTGTTCACTGCGAACGCCTGCTCATCCGGGGCAGGCGCCAGCCTGTCACAGACTCAG AGCTCTAGTAATTCCTGTTCTATACTGGAGGCTGCTAAGCATCAGGATATCGGATTGCCCAGAGCATTTTCATTCTGTTATCAACAAGAAATTGAATCCACCAAGCAGACCTTAGGTGGTAGAAACAAAGCTTTGCCCGAGCAGGTTTGGATTAAAGTGGGAG AAGCGCTGTGCAAACAAGCAATCAGTAAGAGGAGTCGGAGCAGGACACGTCAGCTGGACACGAGTGTGGAGCGGAGGGCCCTCGGAGAGATTCAGAATGTGGGCGACGGTGCCACGGCCCCCCAGGGCTCCTGGCCGTCGGTGGAGTCGGCGCCGCCCCACCTCGGGGAGCAGCCCCAGAGCGCCCCGGGCGGACGGTCTCAGCGCAGGGAGAGGCACAACCGcatggagagagacaggag GCGCAGAATCCGCATTTGTTGCGATGAGTTGAATCTCCTAGTCCCGTTCTGCAACGCCGAGACAGATAAGGCCACGACGCTGCAGTGGACCACCGCGTTCCTGAAGTACATCCAGGAGCGGCACGGAGACTCTCTGAAGAAG GAATTTGAGAGTGTGTTTTGCGGTAAAACTGGCAGGAGACTAAAGTTGACCAGACCAGACTCCCTGGTGACGTGCCCCACGCAGGAGAGCCTGCAGAGCAGCCCTGCCATGGAGATCAAGTGA
- the TCFL5 gene encoding transcription factor-like 5 protein isoform X1 — MSGPGPREPPQAQAGGPAGPEGADAALGEAALSFTTTDLSLVEMTEVEYTQLQHILYSHMEAAAEGELETRLNSAFLAAGGAAATAGGAAAAAAGGAAPVYPLLCPPALADGGGGGGFAGANPCLGHIDFQELRMMLLSEAGAPPAAAAAAAPPAAEKTPGADAPGPGAAARPKAPDAAGKENAAAATEGASEARAKSAVRVRLEDRFNSIPAEAPPAPRGAETPEPGVALNNLVTLIRHPSELMNVPLHQQQNKCTTLVKNKTAAAATTLQLTYPLFTANACSSGAGASLSQTQSSSNSCSILEAAKHQDIGLPRAFSFCYQQEIESTKQTLGGRNKALPEQVWIKVGEEALCKQAISKRSRSRTRQLDTSVERRALGEIQNVGDGATAPQGSWPSVESAPPHLGEQPQSAPGGRSQRRERHNRMERDRRRRIRICCDELNLLVPFCNAETDKATTLQWTTAFLKYIQERHGDSLKKEFESVFCGKTGRRLKLTRPDSLVTCPTQESLQSSPAMEIK; from the exons ATGTCGGGCCCCGGGCCGCGGGAGCCGCCGCAGGCGCAGGCGGGCGGGCCGGCGGGCCCCGAGGGCGCGGACGCGGCGCTGGGCGAGGCGGCGCTGAGCTTCACGACCACCGACCTGAGCCTGGTGGAGATGACGGAGGTCGAGTACACGCAGCTGCAGCACATCCTCTACTCGCACATGGAGGCGGCGGCCGAGGGCGAGCTCGAGACGCGCCTCAACTCGGCTTTCCTGGCGGCGGGCGGCGCGGCGGCGACGGCGGggggcgcggcggcggcggcggcggggggcgCGGCGCCCGTGTACCCGCTGCTGTGCCCGCCCGCGCTGGCCgacggcggcggcggtggcggcttCGCGGGCGCCAACCCGTGCCTGGGCCACATCGACTTCCAGGAGCTGCGCATGATGCTGCTGAGCGAGGCGGGCGcgccccccgccgccgccgccgccgccgcgccccCCGCCGCCGAGAAGACGCCGGGCGCAGACGCCCCGGGCCCGGGCGCAGCAGCGCGGCCCAAGGCGCCCGACGCCGCCGGCAAGGAGAACGCGGCGGCGGCCACGGAGGGCGCCTCCGAGGCGCGGGCCAAGTCGGCCGTGCGCGTCCGGCTGGAGGACCGCTTCAACAGCATCCCGGCCGAGGCCCCGCCCGCCCCGCGCGGCGCGGAGACCCCCGAGCCCGGCGTGGCGCTCAACAA TTTGGTGACTCTTATTCGACATCCATCCGAGTTAATGAACGTTCCTCTTCACCAGCAACAAAACAAATGCACAACGTTGGTGAAAAATAAGACAGCTGCGGCCGCCACCACTCTGCAGCTCACCTACCCCCTGTTCACTGCGAACGCCTGCTCATCCGGGGCAGGCGCCAGCCTGTCACAGACTCAG AGCTCTAGTAATTCCTGTTCTATACTGGAGGCTGCTAAGCATCAGGATATCGGATTGCCCAGAGCATTTTCATTCTGTTATCAACAAGAAATTGAATCCACCAAGCAGACCTTAGGTGGTAGAAACAAAGCTTTGCCCGAGCAGGTTTGGATTAAAGTGGGAG aaGAAGCGCTGTGCAAACAAGCAATCAGTAAGAGGAGTCGGAGCAGGACACGTCAGCTGGACACGAGTGTGGAGCGGAGGGCCCTCGGAGAGATTCAGAATGTGGGCGACGGTGCCACGGCCCCCCAGGGCTCCTGGCCGTCGGTGGAGTCGGCGCCGCCCCACCTCGGGGAGCAGCCCCAGAGCGCCCCGGGCGGACGGTCTCAGCGCAGGGAGAGGCACAACCGcatggagagagacaggag GCGCAGAATCCGCATTTGTTGCGATGAGTTGAATCTCCTAGTCCCGTTCTGCAACGCCGAGACAGATAAGGCCACGACGCTGCAGTGGACCACCGCGTTCCTGAAGTACATCCAGGAGCGGCACGGAGACTCTCTGAAGAAG GAATTTGAGAGTGTGTTTTGCGGTAAAACTGGCAGGAGACTAAAGTTGACCAGACCAGACTCCCTGGTGACGTGCCCCACGCAGGAGAGCCTGCAGAGCAGCCCTGCCATGGAGATCAAGTGA